Proteins encoded in a region of the Paucibacter sediminis genome:
- a CDS encoding response regulator → MTSAIPSLPAEPATILLMQQDGGDGFADTERSGLDEPAPARTVPTILLVEDNPINQVVALEFLALMGLQTRLANNGLEALQLCAEAAPDLVLMDIQMPGMDGLECARRLRALQGAGELARFPILALTAHALDSDVQASLAAGMDEHLTKPLDFVSLRLRLGRWVAMPQSS, encoded by the coding sequence ATGACATCAGCGATTCCCTCCCTGCCCGCTGAGCCCGCAACCATCCTGCTGATGCAGCAGGATGGGGGTGACGGCTTTGCCGACACGGAGCGCTCGGGGCTGGACGAGCCCGCGCCCGCGCGGACGGTGCCCACCATCCTGCTGGTGGAGGACAACCCGATCAACCAGGTGGTGGCGCTGGAGTTCCTGGCCCTGATGGGCTTGCAGACCCGGCTCGCCAACAACGGCCTGGAGGCGCTGCAGCTGTGCGCCGAGGCCGCGCCCGATCTGGTGCTGATGGACATCCAGATGCCCGGCATGGACGGCCTGGAATGCGCACGCCGCCTGCGCGCCCTGCAGGGCGCCGGCGAGCTGGCGCGCTTCCCCATCCTGGCGCTCACCGCCCATGCGCTGGACAGCGATGTGCAGGCCAGCCTGGCCGCCGGCATGGACGAGCATCTCACCAAGCCGCTGGACTTCGTGTCGCTGCGCCTGCGCCTGGGGCGCTGGGTCGCGATGCCGCAAAGCAGCTGA
- a CDS encoding alpha/beta fold hydrolase, translating to MSGFSSNYLRCAGREIHYTEWGSEHQEVVIAWHGLARTCRDMDELAAHLSRRYRVICPDTIGRGLSEWSPEPGREYCLAFYVRVALELIDQLGLGQFHWVGTSMGGAIGTLAAAGPLRGRIRRLVLNDNGPSLAAPALERIKSYAGNPAAFATVSELEQYFRSVYKPYGWLSDAQWRRLTETSTRRLPDGRVTPHYDPAMVRQFIDHPDDYELWEAWDSLDLPVLCLRGADSDLLLAETAEAMRSRGPRAVVATIAGCGHAPALNVPAQLDLVERFLDAGA from the coding sequence ATGAGTGGCTTCAGTTCCAACTACCTGCGCTGCGCCGGCCGCGAGATCCACTACACCGAATGGGGCAGCGAGCATCAGGAGGTGGTGATCGCCTGGCATGGCCTGGCGCGCACCTGCCGCGACATGGACGAGCTGGCCGCCCACCTGAGCCGCCGCTACCGCGTGATCTGCCCCGACACCATCGGCCGCGGCCTCTCGGAGTGGAGCCCGGAGCCCGGGCGCGAGTACTGCCTGGCGTTTTATGTGCGCGTCGCGCTGGAGCTCATTGATCAGCTCGGACTGGGCCAGTTCCACTGGGTCGGCACCTCGATGGGAGGCGCCATCGGCACGCTGGCCGCGGCGGGGCCGCTGCGCGGCCGCATCCGCCGCCTGGTGTTGAACGACAACGGCCCCTCGCTGGCCGCGCCCGCGCTGGAGCGCATCAAATCCTATGCCGGCAATCCGGCGGCCTTTGCCACGGTGAGCGAGCTGGAGCAGTATTTCCGCTCGGTCTACAAGCCCTATGGCTGGCTCAGCGATGCGCAATGGCGCCGCCTCACCGAGACCTCGACGCGGCGCCTGCCCGATGGCCGCGTGACCCCGCATTACGACCCGGCGATGGTGCGCCAGTTCATCGACCATCCCGACGACTACGAACTCTGGGAGGCCTGGGACAGCCTGGACCTGCCGGTGCTGTGCCTGCGTGGCGCGGATTCCGATCTGCTGCTGGCCGAGACCGCCGAGGCCATGCGCAGCCGCGGCCCGCGCGCGGTGGTGGCCACCATCGCAGGTTGCGGCCATGCGCCGGCGCTGAATGTGCCGGCCCAGCTCGATCTGGTGGAGCGTTTTCTCGACGCCGGGGCCTGA